A DNA window from Allokutzneria albata contains the following coding sequences:
- a CDS encoding cobalamin-dependent protein (Presence of a B(12) (cobalamin)-binding domain implies dependence on cobalamin itself, in one of its several forms, or in some unusual lineages, dependence on a cobalamin-like analog.), producing MIRVVVAGGPDGDADALARALRDAGIEVVHCGASSDPAQVAAAVVQEDADAVALRGATADLRELLAEQGAEDVVIFRPEAKPEDIVESLTAADPRPSDATRTT from the coding sequence GTGATCCGAGTGGTGGTCGCGGGCGGCCCGGACGGTGACGCCGACGCGCTGGCGAGGGCGTTGCGGGACGCGGGGATCGAGGTCGTCCACTGCGGCGCGTCGAGCGACCCGGCCCAGGTCGCCGCCGCTGTCGTGCAGGAGGACGCCGACGCGGTCGCGCTCCGGGGCGCGACCGCCGATCTCCGGGAACTGCTTGCGGAGCAGGGCGCGGAGGACGTCGTGATCTTCCGGCCTGAGGCGAAGCCGGAGGACATTGTGGAATCGCTCACGGCCGCCGACCCCCGGCCGAGTGACGCCACCCGGACCACTTGA
- a CDS encoding cell division protein PerM — protein MRPRVAPRGLRIRLLVVAALGPLVLGFLAAASVSAVVLGSAPLAVFSVPEVLASARWLWLAAYQVPVTLRGAPLGVLPLLLTLIAVLLVARSARASARRMRLRTPGPTQQLIATIAATHGVFAAVLAAVQPEGAAVATPTTAFVGAALVSGVAATIALAETCGLAELISRLDAPIRRGLYVGVLGVVALLAVGALLFCVGLLVALPKVAGMFMDAGQGAAEFFGIALLCLAYLPNIVIAGTSFALGSGFAVGKAVIAPIGMALAPVPSVPLFAALPPVASRWWLAVFVLPLLVGVLVGWCCRTCSPEPVERVKAVAVAAVLIGSALFVLAFLAGGRLGGGPFDPVTVQAGKIVLAAAGWVLVPGALVAWVFAPKAEPEAETGTEEQEEAAALDEDAEDAEPGEESEDEPEPEPDEEEPDEEAAEPADDLDEPEAPDETEDSEAAEVSEVDVDDFEDYEEAEVEGYRFEPLPEEFEDEEDRLARELAEELGEELTIDDEDPEPPAKR, from the coding sequence GTGCGGCCTCGGGTGGCTCCCCGGGGCCTGCGGATCCGGTTACTCGTAGTAGCCGCACTCGGTCCGTTGGTGCTCGGGTTCCTCGCTGCGGCGAGCGTGTCCGCCGTGGTGCTGGGCTCCGCCCCGCTCGCCGTCTTCTCCGTTCCCGAGGTGCTCGCCTCGGCCCGCTGGCTGTGGCTGGCCGCGTACCAGGTCCCGGTGACCCTGCGCGGCGCCCCGCTCGGCGTGCTGCCCTTGCTGCTCACCCTCATCGCCGTGCTGTTGGTGGCGCGGTCCGCCAGGGCGTCCGCGCGCCGGATGCGGCTGCGCACCCCCGGCCCGACGCAACAGCTCATCGCCACCATCGCCGCGACGCACGGGGTCTTCGCCGCGGTGCTCGCCGCGGTGCAGCCCGAAGGCGCCGCGGTCGCGACGCCGACCACCGCTTTCGTCGGCGCCGCACTGGTTTCCGGGGTCGCGGCGACGATCGCGCTCGCCGAGACCTGCGGCCTGGCCGAGCTGATCAGCAGGCTGGACGCGCCGATCCGCCGCGGCCTCTACGTCGGCGTGCTCGGCGTCGTCGCCCTCCTCGCGGTCGGCGCGCTGCTGTTCTGCGTCGGGTTGCTGGTGGCCCTGCCCAAGGTGGCGGGGATGTTCATGGACGCGGGCCAGGGAGCCGCCGAGTTCTTCGGCATCGCGTTGCTGTGCCTGGCCTACCTGCCCAACATCGTGATCGCCGGGACCTCCTTCGCGCTCGGGTCCGGCTTCGCGGTGGGCAAGGCGGTGATCGCGCCGATCGGCATGGCGCTGGCCCCGGTGCCCTCGGTGCCGCTGTTCGCCGCGCTGCCGCCGGTCGCGAGCCGGTGGTGGCTGGCGGTGTTCGTGCTGCCGCTGCTGGTCGGGGTGCTCGTCGGCTGGTGCTGCCGGACCTGTTCGCCGGAGCCGGTCGAGCGGGTGAAGGCCGTCGCGGTGGCCGCCGTGCTGATCGGGTCGGCGTTGTTCGTGCTGGCGTTCCTCGCCGGAGGCCGCCTCGGTGGCGGGCCGTTCGACCCGGTGACCGTGCAGGCGGGGAAGATCGTGCTGGCGGCGGCCGGGTGGGTGCTGGTGCCCGGAGCCCTCGTGGCGTGGGTGTTCGCGCCGAAGGCCGAGCCGGAGGCCGAGACCGGGACCGAGGAGCAGGAGGAAGCGGCCGCACTCGACGAGGACGCGGAGGACGCCGAGCCCGGCGAGGAGTCCGAGGACGAGCCGGAGCCGGAACCGGACGAGGAGGAGCCGGACGAGGAAGCCGCCGAACCGGCCGATGATCTCGACGAACCCGAGGCGCCCGACGAGACCGAGGACTCCGAAGCAGCCGAAGTGTCCGAAGTGGACGTCGACGACTTCGAGGACTACGAGGAAGCCGAGGTCGAGGGCTACCGGTTCGAACCGCTGCCGGAGGAGTTCGAGGACGAGGAGGACCGGCTGGCGCGGGAGCTGGCCGAGGAACTCGGCGAGGAGCTGACGATCGACGACGAGGACCCGGAACCGCCCGCGAAGCGCTGA
- a CDS encoding DUF5336 domain-containing protein, whose translation MSVPYGAPQPHPQQPGVPGQPGNAPNLTFILSLVAAGLALVAFLCGFASDARGGFSGTSAYLIAGGVLAGFSVLPKAPKLLWAAAPLAVVPALQMLQSMVAASAISGMYVVVFIVALLQAGATVVALLADIDVIKMQPKPQYGPPGGWNPASGGFPQPYGQQPGQFPQQGGYPQQPQQPQQTQQFGQPGTPPGGFQQS comes from the coding sequence ATGTCCGTGCCCTATGGCGCGCCCCAGCCACATCCCCAGCAGCCCGGGGTGCCCGGGCAGCCGGGCAACGCCCCGAACCTCACGTTCATCCTGTCGCTCGTCGCCGCGGGTCTCGCCCTCGTCGCGTTCCTCTGCGGCTTCGCCAGCGACGCCCGCGGCGGCTTTTCCGGCACCTCCGCGTACCTGATCGCAGGCGGTGTGCTCGCCGGTTTCTCGGTGCTGCCCAAGGCGCCCAAGCTCCTCTGGGCCGCGGCCCCGCTCGCCGTGGTGCCCGCGCTGCAGATGCTGCAGAGCATGGTCGCGGCTTCCGCCATCAGCGGCATGTACGTGGTGGTCTTCATCGTCGCGCTGCTGCAGGCCGGTGCGACCGTGGTGGCCCTGCTCGCCGACATCGACGTGATCAAGATGCAGCCGAAGCCGCAGTACGGCCCGCCCGGTGGCTGGAACCCCGCCTCCGGTGGGTTCCCGCAGCCCTACGGCCAGCAGCCCGGTCAGTTCCCGCAGCAGGGCGGCTACCCGCAGCAGCCCCAGCAGCCGCAGCAGACCCAGCAGTTCGGCCAGCCCGGAACGCCGCCCGGTGGTTTCCAGCAGAGCTGA
- the sucD gene encoding succinate--CoA ligase subunit alpha, whose protein sequence is MAIFLTENSKIIVQGMTGSEGTKHTKRMLASGANIVGGVNPRKAGEKVNFEFASGAGVPQETVVPVFGSVAEAMEATGADVTVIFVPPKFAKDAAIEAIDAGIGLAVVITEGIPVHDTAYFWAHACAKGNKTRIIGPNCPGVISPGKSNAGIIPADISGAGKIGLVSKSGTLTYQMMYELREFGFSTAVGIGGDPVIGTTHIDCLQAFQDDPETVAIVMIGEIGGDAEERAAAYISEHITKPVVGYVAGFTAPEGKTMGHAGAIVSGSSGTAAAKKEALEAAGVKVGKTPSETAGLMREIMKSLG, encoded by the coding sequence ATGGCTATCTTCCTCACTGAGAACAGCAAGATCATCGTCCAGGGCATGACCGGCTCCGAGGGCACCAAGCACACCAAGCGGATGCTGGCCTCGGGCGCGAACATCGTCGGCGGTGTGAACCCGCGCAAGGCGGGCGAGAAGGTGAACTTCGAGTTTGCCTCGGGTGCGGGGGTCCCGCAGGAAACCGTCGTGCCGGTCTTCGGCTCCGTCGCCGAGGCCATGGAGGCCACCGGCGCCGACGTCACCGTGATCTTCGTGCCGCCGAAGTTCGCCAAGGACGCCGCCATCGAGGCGATCGACGCGGGCATCGGCCTCGCCGTCGTCATCACCGAGGGCATCCCGGTGCACGACACCGCCTACTTCTGGGCGCACGCGTGCGCGAAGGGCAACAAGACCCGGATCATCGGGCCGAACTGCCCCGGCGTGATCAGCCCCGGCAAGTCCAACGCGGGCATCATCCCCGCCGACATCAGCGGCGCCGGCAAGATCGGCCTGGTGTCCAAGTCCGGCACCCTGACCTACCAGATGATGTACGAGCTGCGGGAGTTCGGTTTCTCCACCGCGGTCGGCATCGGTGGCGACCCGGTCATCGGCACCACGCACATCGACTGCCTCCAGGCGTTCCAGGACGACCCGGAGACGGTGGCCATCGTGATGATCGGTGAGATCGGCGGTGACGCCGAGGAGCGGGCCGCCGCCTACATCTCCGAGCACATCACCAAGCCGGTCGTCGGCTACGTCGCGGGCTTCACCGCCCCCGAGGGCAAGACGATGGGCCACGCGGGCGCGATCGTGTCGGGCTCCTCCGGCACCGCGGCCGCGAAGAAGGAGGCCCTCGAGGCCGCCGGGGTGAAGGTCGGCAAGACGCCGTCGGAGACCGCCGGTCTGATGCGCGAGATCATGAAGTCGCTGGGCTGA
- a CDS encoding esterase/lipase family protein, translated as MGKIARSDVQELGEHLLGHARRAAALAETAKAVGEGVGVVLRGIASLGGLRGAAVEATWLAAHAVLYPWGAITEKLRPGGHYDRYRTDDLAPAQRGLVISNLECAGTPVVLVHGIGDNRSIFTFLSSALRRRGFGVVHAVNYSVLTAVTGDIRTAAAELGAHIERVCEETGSESVHVVGHSLGGIIARYFVQRQGGDERVRTLITLGTPHSGTLSAYLLPTRLVRELRPGSELMTELAEPAPGCRTRFVVLWSELDEVVIPQVNARLRHPDLDVEEHCLRDVGHLSLPIARRSVHAVLTALTQLEYRRPTHPYVACDLDHMSEDTLRYRSGSHSSA; from the coding sequence ATGGGGAAGATCGCGAGGTCCGACGTGCAGGAGCTGGGGGAACACCTCCTCGGCCACGCACGCCGAGCCGCGGCTCTCGCGGAGACCGCCAAAGCGGTCGGCGAGGGTGTCGGCGTGGTGCTGCGCGGCATTGCCAGTCTCGGCGGCTTGCGCGGTGCCGCCGTGGAGGCGACGTGGCTCGCAGCGCACGCGGTCCTCTACCCCTGGGGCGCCATCACGGAGAAGCTGCGGCCCGGCGGCCACTACGACCGCTACCGGACCGACGACCTCGCCCCGGCCCAGCGCGGCCTGGTCATCTCCAACCTGGAGTGCGCGGGCACCCCGGTCGTCCTGGTGCACGGCATCGGCGACAACCGCTCCATCTTCACCTTTCTCTCCAGCGCGCTGCGCAGGCGCGGCTTCGGCGTCGTGCACGCCGTGAACTACAGCGTCCTGACCGCGGTCACCGGCGACATCAGGACCGCGGCCGCCGAGCTCGGCGCGCACATCGAGCGGGTGTGCGAGGAGACGGGCTCCGAGTCGGTGCACGTGGTCGGCCACTCCCTCGGCGGGATCATCGCCAGGTACTTCGTGCAGCGCCAGGGTGGCGACGAGCGGGTGCGCACCCTCATCACGCTCGGCACCCCGCACAGCGGAACGCTGTCGGCCTACCTGCTGCCGACCAGGCTGGTCCGCGAGCTCCGCCCGGGCTCCGAGCTGATGACCGAGCTGGCAGAACCCGCCCCGGGCTGCCGCACCCGGTTCGTGGTGCTCTGGAGCGAACTGGACGAAGTGGTGATCCCGCAGGTCAACGCCCGTTTGCGGCATCCGGACCTCGACGTCGAGGAGCACTGCCTCCGTGACGTAGGCCACCTTTCCCTGCCGATCGCGCGTCGCTCCGTGCACGCGGTGCTCACCGCTCTCACGCAGTTGGAGTACAGACGCCCGACCCATCCGTACGTTGCTTGTGATCTGGATCACATGTCGGAAGATACGCTGCGTTATCGCAGCGGGTCACACTCGTCCGCCTGA
- a CDS encoding M23 family metallopeptidase, with amino-acid sequence MAPLASGRSAVAAFGMGGTAPSPDVIPLSSQTSDPSLEVEKLAKSQQLKAELAKRLEQEAERNRVKFVKPTTGTFTSGYGARWGATHYGLDIANRIGTPIYSVADGTIVAAGPASGFGLWVKVLHHDGTTTVYGHVDRILVKEGKKVKAGDQIATMGNRGFSTGPHLHFEVWNSAGRKINPLPWLNERGVFVR; translated from the coding sequence GTGGCTCCACTGGCATCCGGTCGCAGCGCCGTCGCGGCGTTCGGCATGGGCGGCACCGCCCCCTCCCCCGACGTCATCCCGCTGTCCTCGCAGACCTCGGACCCCTCGCTCGAGGTCGAGAAGCTGGCCAAGAGCCAGCAGCTGAAGGCGGAACTGGCCAAGCGCCTCGAGCAGGAGGCCGAGCGCAACCGGGTCAAGTTCGTCAAGCCGACCACCGGCACCTTCACCTCCGGTTACGGCGCCCGCTGGGGCGCGACCCACTACGGCCTGGACATCGCCAACCGCATCGGCACCCCGATCTACTCGGTGGCCGACGGCACGATCGTCGCCGCGGGCCCCGCGAGCGGCTTCGGCCTGTGGGTGAAGGTCCTGCACCACGACGGCACCACGACCGTGTACGGGCACGTGGACCGCATCCTGGTGAAGGAGGGCAAGAAGGTGAAGGCGGGCGACCAGATCGCCACCATGGGCAACCGTGGCTTCTCCACCGGCCCGCACCTGCACTTCGAGGTCTGGAACTCGGCCGGGCGCAAGATCAACCCGCTGCCGTGGCTGAACGAGCGCGGCGTCTTCGTCCGCTAG
- the sucC gene encoding ADP-forming succinate--CoA ligase subunit beta, with translation MDLYEYQAKDLFAAHGVPVLPGAVATTPDEAESIAAEYGVPVVVKAQVKTGGRGKAGGVKLAENPAETKTKAEAIIGLDIKGHTVHRVLVTPASDIAEEYYFSFLLDRANRTFLAMASVEGGMDIEEVAATKPEALAKIAIDPIAGVDAAKANEIVAAAKFPAEVADQVADVIVKLWETFVSEDATLVEVNPLVRDPQGKIVALDGKVTLDENAGFRHPAHAELVDKTTENPLEAAAKAKDLNYVKLDGEVGIIGNGAGLVMSTLDVVAYAGEKHGGVKPANFLDIGGGASAEVMANGLEIILSDPAVRSVFVNVFGGITACDAVANGIVKALEILGSEATKPLVVRLDGNNVVEGRRILAEANHPLVTVVDTMDNAADRAAELAAAGK, from the coding sequence GTGGACCTGTACGAGTACCAGGCGAAGGACCTCTTCGCCGCCCACGGGGTCCCGGTGTTGCCGGGCGCCGTGGCCACCACCCCGGATGAGGCCGAGTCGATCGCCGCCGAGTACGGCGTGCCGGTCGTGGTCAAGGCCCAGGTGAAGACCGGCGGCCGCGGCAAGGCCGGTGGCGTGAAGCTGGCGGAGAACCCCGCCGAGACCAAGACGAAGGCCGAGGCGATCATCGGCCTGGACATCAAGGGCCACACCGTGCACCGCGTGCTGGTGACCCCCGCGTCCGACATCGCGGAGGAGTACTACTTCTCCTTCCTGCTCGACCGCGCCAACCGCACCTTCCTGGCGATGGCCTCCGTCGAGGGCGGCATGGACATCGAGGAGGTGGCCGCCACCAAGCCGGAGGCGCTCGCCAAGATCGCGATCGACCCGATCGCCGGGGTGGACGCGGCCAAGGCCAACGAGATCGTCGCCGCCGCGAAGTTCCCCGCCGAGGTCGCCGACCAGGTCGCCGACGTCATCGTGAAGCTCTGGGAGACCTTCGTCTCCGAGGACGCCACGCTGGTCGAGGTCAACCCGCTCGTGCGCGACCCGCAGGGCAAGATCGTCGCGCTGGACGGCAAGGTCACCCTCGACGAGAACGCGGGCTTCCGCCACCCGGCGCACGCCGAGCTGGTCGACAAGACCACCGAGAACCCGCTGGAGGCCGCGGCCAAGGCCAAGGACCTCAACTACGTCAAGCTCGACGGCGAGGTCGGCATCATCGGCAACGGCGCGGGCCTCGTGATGTCCACTTTGGACGTCGTCGCCTACGCGGGCGAGAAGCACGGTGGCGTCAAGCCGGCCAACTTCCTCGACATCGGTGGCGGTGCCTCCGCCGAGGTGATGGCGAACGGGCTGGAGATCATCCTGTCCGACCCGGCCGTGCGCAGCGTCTTCGTCAACGTCTTCGGCGGCATCACCGCCTGCGACGCGGTCGCCAACGGCATCGTCAAGGCGCTGGAGATCCTCGGCTCCGAGGCCACCAAGCCGCTGGTCGTCCGGCTGGACGGCAACAACGTCGTCGAGGGTCGACGCATCCTCGCCGAGGCGAACCACCCGCTCGTCACCGTGGTGGACACCATGGACAACGCGGCCGACCGCGCCGCCGAACTCGCTGCCGCGGGGAAGTGA